A single region of the Mycobacterium avium subsp. avium genome encodes:
- the secA2 gene encoding accessory Sec system translocase SecA2, with amino-acid sequence MPKTNRAQPGRLSSRFWRLLGASTEKNRSRSLTLVTDSSEYDDEAAGLTDEQLRKAAGLLNLEDLAESEDIPQFLAIAREAAERATGLRPFDVQLLGALRMLAGDVIEMATGEGKTLAGAIAAAGYALAGRHVHVVTINDYLARRDAEWMGPLIEAMGLTVGWITAESSSEERRAAYGCDVTYASVNEIGFDVLRDQLVTDVADLVSPNPDVALIDEADSVLVDEALVPLVLAGTTHRETPRLEIIKLVGELEAGTDYDTDADSRNVHLTDVGARKVEKALGGIDLYSEEHVGTTLTEVNVALHAHVLLQRDVHYIVRDDAVHLINASRGRIAQLQRWPDGLQAAVEAKEGIETTETGEVLDTITVQALINRYATVCGMTGTALAAGEQLRQFYKLGVSPIPPNKPNIREDEADRVYITAAAKNDAIVEHIIEVHETGQPVLVGTRDVAESEELHERLLRRGVPAVVLNAKNDAEEAQVIAEAGKFGVVTVSTQMAGRGTDIRLGGSDEADHDRVAELGGLHVVGTGRHHTERLDNQLRGRAGRQGDPGSSVFFSSWEDDVVAANLDRNKLPMETDPETGDGRIVSPKAAGLLDHAQRVAEGRMLDVHANTWRYNQLIAQQRAIIVDRRNTLLRTATAREELAELAPKRYRELAEEIPEERLETICRHIMLYHLDRGWADHLAYLADIRESIHLRALGRQNPLDEFHRLAVDAFASLAADAIEAAQQTFETANVLEDEPGLDLSKLARPTSTWTYMVNDNPLSDDTLSTLSLPGVFR; translated from the coding sequence GTGCCTAAGACGAACCGCGCTCAACCCGGCCGGCTGAGCAGCCGATTCTGGCGCCTGCTCGGCGCCAGCACGGAAAAGAACCGCAGCCGTTCGCTCACCCTGGTGACCGACTCGTCGGAATACGACGACGAGGCCGCCGGGCTGACCGACGAGCAGCTGCGCAAGGCCGCCGGGCTGCTCAACCTGGAGGATCTCGCCGAGTCCGAGGACATCCCACAGTTCCTGGCCATCGCCCGGGAGGCCGCCGAGCGGGCAACGGGCTTGCGCCCATTTGATGTGCAGCTGCTTGGGGCCTTGCGCATGCTGGCCGGCGACGTGATCGAGATGGCCACCGGCGAGGGCAAGACCCTGGCCGGGGCGATCGCGGCGGCCGGCTACGCGCTGGCCGGCCGGCACGTGCACGTGGTGACCATCAACGACTACCTGGCCCGCCGCGACGCGGAATGGATGGGCCCGCTGATCGAGGCGATGGGGCTCACGGTCGGCTGGATCACCGCCGAGTCGTCCAGCGAGGAGCGCCGGGCCGCCTACGGCTGCGACGTCACCTACGCCTCGGTCAACGAGATCGGCTTCGACGTGCTGCGCGATCAGCTGGTGACCGACGTCGCGGACCTGGTCTCGCCCAACCCCGACGTGGCGCTGATCGACGAGGCCGACTCGGTGCTGGTCGACGAGGCGCTGGTGCCGCTGGTGCTGGCCGGCACGACGCACCGCGAGACGCCGCGGCTGGAGATCATCAAGCTGGTCGGCGAGCTGGAGGCCGGCACCGACTACGACACCGACGCCGACAGCCGCAACGTGCATCTCACCGACGTCGGCGCGCGCAAGGTGGAGAAGGCGCTCGGCGGCATCGACCTGTACTCCGAGGAGCACGTCGGCACCACCCTGACCGAGGTCAACGTCGCGCTGCACGCGCACGTGCTGTTGCAGCGCGACGTGCACTACATCGTCCGCGACGACGCGGTGCACCTGATCAACGCCTCGCGCGGGCGGATCGCGCAGCTGCAGCGCTGGCCGGACGGCCTGCAGGCCGCCGTCGAGGCCAAGGAGGGCATCGAGACCACCGAAACCGGGGAGGTGCTCGACACCATCACCGTGCAGGCGTTGATCAACCGGTACGCCACGGTGTGCGGCATGACCGGCACCGCGCTGGCCGCCGGTGAGCAGCTGCGCCAGTTCTACAAGCTCGGTGTGTCGCCGATTCCGCCGAACAAACCCAACATCCGCGAAGACGAGGCCGACCGCGTCTACATCACGGCGGCCGCCAAGAACGACGCCATCGTCGAGCACATCATCGAGGTCCACGAAACCGGGCAGCCGGTGCTGGTGGGCACCCGCGACGTGGCCGAATCCGAGGAGCTGCACGAGCGGCTGCTGCGCCGCGGCGTGCCGGCGGTGGTGCTCAACGCCAAGAACGACGCCGAGGAGGCCCAGGTGATCGCCGAGGCCGGCAAGTTCGGGGTGGTGACGGTGTCCACCCAGATGGCCGGGCGCGGCACCGACATCCGGCTCGGCGGCTCCGACGAGGCCGACCACGACCGGGTCGCCGAGCTGGGCGGGCTGCACGTGGTGGGCACCGGCCGGCACCACACCGAGCGGCTGGACAACCAGCTGCGCGGGCGCGCCGGCCGGCAGGGCGACCCGGGGTCGTCGGTGTTCTTCTCCAGCTGGGAGGACGACGTCGTGGCGGCCAACCTCGACCGCAACAAGCTGCCGATGGAAACCGACCCGGAAACGGGCGACGGCCGGATCGTCAGCCCCAAGGCCGCCGGGCTGCTCGATCACGCCCAGCGCGTCGCCGAGGGCCGCATGCTGGACGTGCACGCGAACACCTGGCGCTACAACCAGCTGATTGCCCAGCAGCGCGCGATCATCGTGGACCGCCGTAACACGTTGCTGCGCACCGCAACCGCGCGTGAGGAGCTGGCCGAGCTGGCGCCGAAGCGCTACCGGGAGCTGGCCGAGGAGATCCCCGAGGAACGCCTGGAAACCATCTGCCGGCACATCATGCTCTACCACCTCGACCGCGGCTGGGCCGACCATCTGGCGTACCTGGCCGACATCCGCGAGAGCATCCACCTGCGGGCGCTGGGCCGGCAGAATCCGCTGGACGAATTCCACCGGTTGGCGGTCGACGCGTTCGCGTCGCTGGCCGCCGACGCGATCGAGGCGGCCCAGCAGACGTTCGAAACCGCCAACGTGCTCGAGGACGAGCCGGGCCTGGATCTGTCGAAGCTGGCCCGGCCGACGTCGACGTGGACGTACATGGTCAACGACAACCCGCTGTCGGACGACACGCTGTCCACCCTGAGCCTGCCCGGGGTGTTCCGCTAG
- a CDS encoding DUF881 domain-containing protein: protein MADVDRALGGYDPNAGHSAHLAARPQRIPVPSLLRALLSEHLDPGYAAAAAKRGAVDETRNRRPRVSGWLWQALAALLIATVFAAAVAQARSVAPGVRSAQQLLLGNVRATEGSAAKLAQRRNELSAKVDDVQRHALADDAEGQRLLKRLDALGLAAASTAVIGPGLKVTVTDPGAGPNLSDVSKQRVSGSRQIILDRDLQLVVNSLWAGGAEAVSVGGVRIGPTVTIRQAGGAILVDNNPTSSPYTILAIGPPHALRDAFDTSPGMQRLRLLQISYGVVVTVDVADGLTLPAGSVRDVKFAKQIGPQ, encoded by the coding sequence ATGGCTGACGTGGACCGCGCGCTCGGCGGCTATGACCCCAACGCCGGTCACAGCGCGCACCTGGCGGCGCGCCCGCAGCGGATTCCGGTGCCCTCGCTGCTGCGCGCCCTGCTCTCCGAGCATCTCGATCCCGGCTACGCCGCGGCGGCGGCCAAACGCGGCGCCGTCGACGAAACGCGCAACCGGCGCCCGCGGGTGTCCGGCTGGCTGTGGCAGGCGCTGGCGGCGCTGCTGATCGCCACCGTCTTCGCGGCCGCGGTCGCCCAGGCCCGCTCGGTGGCCCCCGGGGTGCGCAGCGCGCAGCAGCTGCTGCTGGGCAATGTGCGGGCCACGGAAGGCTCGGCGGCGAAGTTGGCGCAGCGGCGCAACGAGCTGTCGGCGAAGGTCGACGACGTGCAGCGGCACGCCCTGGCCGACGACGCCGAGGGGCAGCGGCTGCTCAAACGCCTCGACGCGCTCGGCCTGGCGGCGGCCAGCACGGCGGTGATCGGCCCCGGCCTGAAGGTCACGGTGACCGATCCGGGCGCCGGCCCGAACCTTTCGGACGTGTCCAAGCAGCGGGTCAGCGGCAGCAGGCAGATCATCTTGGACCGCGACCTGCAGCTGGTGGTCAACTCGTTGTGGGCCGGCGGCGCCGAGGCCGTCTCGGTCGGCGGCGTGCGGATCGGCCCGACCGTGACCATCCGGCAGGCCGGCGGCGCGATCCTGGTGGACAACAACCCGACCAGCAGCCCCTACACGATCCTGGCGATCGGGCCGCCGCACGCGCTGCGCGACGCCTTCGACACCAGCCCGGGGATGCAGCGGCTGAGGCTGCTGCAGATCTCCTACGGCGTGGTGGTTACCGTGGATGTCGCCGACGGACTAACGCTGCCTGCCGGATCGGTCCGGGATGTCAAGTTCGCCAAGCAGATTGGGCCACAGTGA
- a CDS encoding MerR family transcriptional regulator yields MSAPDSSALAGMSIGAVLELLRPDFPDVTISKIRFLEAEGLVTPQRAASGYRRFTAYDCARLRFILTAQRDHYLPLKVIRAQLDAQPDGELPAFNTPYTAPRLVSVAGTDAGANAGLGSDTSAVAPAHVRLSREELLRRAGVDDELLTALLKAGIITTGPAGFFDEHAVVILQCARALSDYGVEPRHLRAFRSAADRQSDLIAQIAGPVGKAGKAGARDRADDLAREVAALAITLHTSLIKSAVRDVLDR; encoded by the coding sequence GTGAGCGCACCCGATAGCTCGGCGCTGGCCGGGATGTCGATCGGGGCGGTCCTGGAATTGTTGAGGCCGGACTTCCCCGATGTCACCATCTCCAAGATTCGCTTCTTGGAGGCCGAAGGGCTGGTGACGCCGCAACGGGCCGCGTCGGGGTATCGAAGGTTCACCGCGTACGACTGCGCGCGGTTGCGTTTCATCCTTACGGCGCAGCGCGATCACTACCTGCCGCTCAAGGTCATCCGGGCGCAGCTGGACGCCCAACCCGACGGCGAGCTGCCGGCCTTCAACACCCCCTACACCGCCCCCCGGCTGGTGTCGGTGGCCGGAACCGACGCCGGCGCCAACGCGGGCCTCGGCTCGGACACCTCGGCGGTGGCCCCGGCCCACGTCCGGCTCAGCCGCGAAGAGCTGCTGCGGCGCGCGGGCGTCGACGACGAACTGCTGACGGCGTTGCTCAAGGCCGGGATCATCACCACCGGGCCCGCCGGGTTCTTCGACGAGCACGCCGTCGTCATCCTGCAGTGCGCGCGGGCGCTGTCGGACTACGGCGTCGAGCCGCGGCATCTGCGCGCGTTCCGCTCGGCAGCCGACCGGCAGTCGGACCTGATCGCCCAAATCGCCGGGCCGGTAGGCAAAGCCGGCAAGGCGGGCGCCCGCGATCGCGCCGACGACTTGGCGCGTGAGGTTGCGGCGCTGGCCATTACGTTGCACACGTCGTTGATCAAATCCGCCGTTCGCGACGTTCTCGATCGCTGA
- the gcvH gene encoding glycine cleavage system protein GcvH, translated as MSDIPPDLHYTAEHEWVCRSGDDTVRVGITDFAQSALGDVVFVQLPEVGAQLTAGESFGEVESTKSVSDLYAPVSGTVTAVNTDLEGSPQLVNSDPYGAGWLLDVQVSDAAALESAITALLDAEAYRGTLTE; from the coding sequence GTGAGCGACATCCCGCCCGACCTGCACTACACCGCCGAACACGAATGGGTTTGCCGAAGCGGTGATGACACCGTGCGGGTGGGCATCACCGACTTCGCCCAGTCGGCGTTGGGTGACGTCGTTTTCGTTCAGCTGCCCGAGGTGGGCGCGCAGCTGACCGCCGGGGAATCCTTCGGCGAGGTCGAATCCACGAAATCGGTGTCGGACCTCTACGCCCCGGTGTCGGGCACGGTGACGGCGGTCAACACCGACCTGGAAGGCAGCCCGCAGCTGGTCAACTCCGACCCGTACGGGGCCGGCTGGTTGCTGGATGTCCAGGTGTCCGACGCCGCCGCCTTGGAGTCGGCCATCACCGCACTGCTCGACGCCGAGGCCTACCGCGGAACGCTGACCGAATGA
- a CDS encoding DUF881 domain-containing protein, which translates to MSHDPPDRPADPPDQGAAHGRHELPGKQPRPAIGPLRRTGLSGMLRGGRSRFGFGTLAVLLCLLLGIAIVTQVRQTESGDSLETARPADLLVLLDSLRQREGTLSAEVSELQNTLNSLQASGNNDQAAIQSAQSRLAALSILVGAVGATGPGVTVTIDDPAPGVSPEALLDVVNELRAAGAEALEVNDAHQSVRVGVDTWVAGTPGSLTIDSKTLSPSYSILAIGDPPTLAAAMNIPGGAQDTVKRVGGRMSVQQADRVDVTTLRQPKPHQYAQPVK; encoded by the coding sequence ATGAGTCACGACCCGCCGGATCGCCCGGCCGACCCGCCGGATCAGGGTGCGGCGCACGGGCGCCACGAACTGCCGGGAAAGCAGCCCCGCCCGGCGATCGGGCCGCTGCGCCGCACCGGGTTGTCCGGGATGCTGCGCGGGGGCCGTTCCCGGTTCGGTTTCGGCACCCTGGCCGTGCTGTTGTGTCTGCTGCTGGGCATCGCGATCGTCACCCAGGTCCGCCAGACCGAATCGGGGGACTCGCTGGAGACGGCGCGGCCCGCGGACCTGTTGGTGTTGTTGGACTCGTTGCGGCAGCGCGAGGGCACGCTCAGCGCCGAGGTGAGCGAACTGCAGAACACGCTGAATTCACTTCAGGCGTCCGGCAATAACGACCAGGCCGCCATCCAGTCCGCGCAATCCCGGCTGGCGGCGCTGTCCATCCTGGTCGGCGCGGTGGGCGCCACCGGGCCCGGTGTCACCGTCACGATCGACGACCCCGCGCCGGGAGTGTCCCCCGAGGCGCTGCTCGACGTGGTCAACGAGCTGCGCGCCGCCGGCGCCGAGGCGCTCGAAGTCAACGACGCGCACCAGTCGGTGCGGGTGGGTGTGGACACCTGGGTGGCGGGTACGCCGGGGTCGTTGACCATCGACTCGAAAACGCTGTCGCCGTCGTATTCGATTCTGGCGATTGGCGATCCGCCCACCCTGGCCGCGGCCATGAACATTCCCGGTGGCGCCCAGGACACCGTCAAGCGGGTGGGCGGACGGATGTCCGTCCAGCAGGCCGACCGGGTGGACGTGACCACCTTGCGGCAACCAAAACCGCACCAATACGCTCAGCCCGTCAAGTGA
- a CDS encoding CDP-alcohol phosphatidyltransferase family protein: MEPVLPPNRVLTVPNALSAVRLALVPVFVYALLVAHANGWAVAILMFSGASDWADGKIARLLNQSSRLGVLLDPAVDRLYMVVVPVVLALSGIVPWWFVVVLLVRDGLLAATLPLLWSRGLSALPVTYIGKAATFALMCGFPLVLLGTWDALWSRVVGACGWAFLIWGLYAYLWAFAQYAVQMTLVVRRMPKVDRASRPSTMAKVVDHG; this comes from the coding sequence ATGGAGCCGGTGCTTCCACCCAACCGGGTGCTGACGGTGCCCAACGCGCTCAGCGCGGTCCGCCTGGCGCTCGTCCCCGTGTTCGTCTACGCGTTGCTGGTCGCCCACGCCAATGGGTGGGCGGTGGCGATCCTGATGTTCAGCGGCGCCTCGGACTGGGCCGACGGCAAAATCGCCCGGCTGCTCAACCAGTCCTCGCGGCTGGGTGTGCTGCTCGACCCCGCGGTGGACCGCCTCTACATGGTGGTCGTGCCTGTCGTGCTGGCGTTGAGCGGCATCGTGCCGTGGTGGTTCGTCGTCGTCCTGCTCGTCCGCGACGGCCTGTTGGCCGCCACGCTGCCGCTGCTGTGGAGCCGCGGCCTGTCGGCACTGCCGGTGACCTACATCGGCAAGGCGGCGACGTTCGCGTTGATGTGCGGGTTCCCGCTGGTGCTGTTGGGCACCTGGGACGCGTTGTGGAGCCGCGTGGTGGGCGCCTGCGGCTGGGCCTTCCTGATCTGGGGCCTGTACGCGTACCTGTGGGCGTTCGCGCAGTACGCGGTGCAGATGACGCTGGTGGTGCGCCGGATGCCCAAGGTCGACCGCGCGTCGCGCCCGTCGACCATGGCGAAGGTCGTCGACCATGGCTGA
- a CDS encoding MerR family transcriptional regulator has product MSEQPRQEQLNLAEDGNAGTGERSVTAAAAPVQPGLFPDDSVPDELVGYRGPSACQIAGITYRQLDYWARTSLVVPSIRSAAGSGSQRLYSFKDILVLKIVKRLLDTGISLHNIRVAVDHLRQRGVEDLANITLFSDGTTVYECTSAEEVVDLLQGGQGVFGIAVSGAMRELTGVIADFPGERADGGESIAEPEDELASRRKHRDRKIG; this is encoded by the coding sequence GTGAGCGAGCAGCCACGCCAAGAGCAGCTCAATTTGGCCGAGGACGGGAATGCGGGCACCGGTGAGCGCAGCGTCACCGCGGCCGCCGCGCCGGTCCAGCCCGGATTGTTCCCCGACGACTCGGTGCCCGACGAACTCGTCGGCTACCGCGGCCCGAGCGCCTGCCAGATCGCCGGCATCACCTACCGGCAGCTGGATTACTGGGCCCGCACCTCGCTGGTGGTGCCGTCGATCCGCAGCGCGGCGGGCTCCGGCAGCCAGCGGCTCTACTCCTTCAAAGACATCCTCGTGCTCAAGATCGTCAAGCGGCTGCTCGACACCGGCATCTCGCTGCACAACATCCGGGTGGCCGTCGACCACCTGCGCCAGCGCGGGGTGGAGGATCTGGCCAACATCACCCTGTTCTCCGACGGCACCACCGTGTACGAGTGCACGTCGGCCGAGGAGGTCGTCGACCTGCTGCAGGGCGGGCAGGGCGTGTTCGGCATCGCGGTCTCCGGCGCCATGCGCGAGCTGACCGGCGTCATCGCGGACTTCCCCGGCGAGCGGGCCGACGGCGGCGAGTCGATCGCCGAGCCGGAGGACGAGCTGGCGTCCCGGCGCAAGCACCGCGACCGCAAGATCGGCTGA
- the garA gene encoding glycogen accumulation regulator GarA: MDSGSQDQNGDEVTVETTSVFRADFLNELDAPAQAGTESAVSGVEGLPAGSALLVVKRGPNAGSRFLLDQATTSAGRHPDSDIFLDDVTVSRRHAEFRLENNEFSVVDVGSLNGTYVNREPVDSAVLANGDEVQIGKFRLVFLTGPKQGEDGGSSG, translated from the coding sequence ATGGACTCTGGAAGTCAGGACCAGAACGGGGACGAAGTCACGGTAGAGACGACTTCCGTCTTCCGTGCCGACTTCCTCAACGAGCTGGACGCGCCCGCCCAGGCGGGCACCGAGAGCGCGGTCTCCGGGGTGGAGGGGTTGCCGGCGGGCTCGGCGTTGCTGGTCGTCAAGCGCGGACCCAATGCCGGATCGCGGTTTCTGCTCGACCAGGCCACCACCTCGGCGGGCCGGCACCCGGACAGCGACATTTTCCTCGACGACGTCACCGTCAGCCGCCGGCATGCCGAATTCAGGTTGGAAAACAACGAATTCAGCGTGGTCGACGTTGGTAGTCTCAACGGCACTTACGTCAACCGGGAACCCGTGGACTCCGCGGTGCTGGCCAACGGCGACGAAGTGCAGATCGGCAAGTTCCGCTTGGTGTTTTTGACCGGGCCCAAGCAAGGTGAGGACGGAGGATCTTCAGGCTAG
- a CDS encoding small basic family protein encodes MIGIAALAIGIVLGLVFHPSVPEVVQPYLPIAVVAALDAVFGGLRAYLERIFDPKVFVISFVFNVFVAALIVYVGDQLGVGTQLSTAIIVVLGIRIFGNAAALRRRLFGA; translated from the coding sequence ATGATCGGTATCGCGGCACTGGCGATCGGCATCGTGCTGGGCCTGGTGTTCCATCCGTCGGTGCCCGAGGTCGTGCAGCCCTACCTGCCGATCGCGGTGGTCGCGGCGCTGGACGCGGTGTTCGGCGGTCTGCGTGCGTATCTGGAACGCATCTTCGATCCGAAGGTGTTCGTGATCTCGTTCGTGTTCAACGTCTTCGTCGCCGCGCTGATCGTCTACGTCGGCGACCAGCTGGGGGTGGGCACCCAGTTGTCGACGGCCATCATCGTGGTGCTGGGTATCCGCATCTTCGGCAACGCCGCGGCGCTGCGCCGCAGGCTGTTCGGCGCATGA
- a CDS encoding acetolactate synthase, with the protein MTSDATPAPTLHAGRLVARRLRASGVDTVFTLSGGHLFSIYDGCRDEGIRLIDTRHEQTATFAAEGWSKVTRLPGVAALTAGPGVTNGMSAMAAAQQNSSPLVVLGGRAPAQRWGMGSLQEIDHVPFVAPLARFAATAQSAADAGRLVDDALRAAVGAPSGVGFVDFPMDHVFSMAEDDGRPGALVDLPREPEPDGAALGRAAGLLSGAKRPVIMAGTNVWWGHGEAALLRLAEELATPVLMNGMARGAVPADHPLAFSRVRGKALGEADVALIVGVPMDFRLGFGAVFGPHTRLIVADRVAPERKHPRPVEAQLYGDLMTILAALATAGGGDHRDWIDELRTAETAARAAEQAELADDRVPLHPMRVYAELAPMLDRDAIVVIDAGDFGSYAGRVIDSYRPGCWLDSGPFGCLGSGPGYALAAKLARPERQVVLLQGDGAFGFSGMEWDTLVRHRVPVVSVIGNNGIWALEKHPMEQLYGYSVVAELRPGTRYDEVARALGGHGELVAAPGELRPALERAFASGLPAVVNVLTDPTVAYPRRSNLA; encoded by the coding sequence ATGACCAGTGACGCCACCCCCGCACCGACCCTGCACGCCGGCCGGCTGGTCGCGCGCCGGCTGCGGGCCAGCGGTGTCGACACCGTCTTCACGCTGTCCGGCGGCCACCTGTTCTCCATCTACGACGGCTGCCGCGACGAAGGCATTCGGCTGATCGACACCCGGCACGAACAGACCGCGACGTTCGCCGCCGAGGGCTGGTCGAAGGTGACCCGGCTGCCCGGGGTGGCCGCGCTGACCGCCGGACCCGGCGTCACCAACGGGATGAGCGCGATGGCCGCCGCGCAACAGAACTCCTCGCCGCTGGTGGTGCTGGGGGGCCGAGCGCCGGCGCAGCGGTGGGGCATGGGCTCGCTGCAGGAGATCGACCACGTGCCGTTCGTGGCGCCGCTGGCCCGTTTCGCCGCCACCGCGCAATCGGCCGCCGACGCCGGCCGGCTGGTCGACGACGCCTTGCGCGCGGCCGTCGGTGCCCCGTCCGGCGTGGGCTTCGTGGACTTCCCGATGGACCACGTCTTCTCCATGGCCGAGGACGACGGCCGCCCCGGGGCGCTCGTCGACCTGCCGCGCGAACCCGAACCCGACGGCGCCGCGCTGGGCCGGGCCGCCGGCCTGCTGTCCGGCGCGAAGCGGCCGGTGATCATGGCGGGCACCAACGTCTGGTGGGGGCACGGGGAAGCGGCCCTGCTGCGGCTGGCCGAGGAACTGGCCACCCCGGTGCTGATGAACGGGATGGCGCGCGGGGCGGTGCCCGCCGACCATCCGCTGGCCTTCTCCCGCGTTCGCGGAAAAGCGTTGGGGGAGGCCGATGTCGCGCTGATCGTCGGGGTGCCCATGGATTTCCGGCTCGGTTTCGGCGCGGTGTTCGGGCCGCACACCCGGCTGATCGTGGCCGACCGGGTGGCGCCCGAGCGCAAGCATCCCCGGCCCGTCGAGGCGCAGCTGTACGGCGACCTGATGACGATCCTGGCCGCGTTGGCCACCGCGGGTGGGGGCGACCACCGGGACTGGATCGACGAACTGCGCACGGCCGAGACGGCGGCGCGCGCCGCCGAGCAGGCCGAGCTGGCCGACGACCGCGTCCCGCTGCATCCGATGCGGGTGTACGCGGAGCTGGCGCCGATGCTGGACCGCGACGCCATCGTCGTCATCGACGCTGGCGACTTCGGCTCCTACGCCGGGCGGGTGATCGACAGCTACCGGCCGGGCTGCTGGCTGGACAGCGGCCCCTTCGGCTGCCTGGGGTCGGGACCCGGCTACGCGCTGGCCGCCAAGCTGGCCCGGCCGGAGCGCCAGGTGGTGCTGCTGCAGGGCGACGGCGCGTTCGGCTTCAGCGGCATGGAATGGGACACCCTGGTCCGCCACCGGGTGCCGGTGGTCTCGGTGATCGGCAACAACGGGATCTGGGCGCTGGAAAAGCATCCAATGGAGCAGCTGTACGGCTATTCGGTGGTGGCCGAGCTGCGCCCGGGCACCCGCTACGACGAGGTGGCGCGCGCGCTGGGCGGCCACGGCGAGTTGGTCGCCGCGCCGGGCGAGCTGCGACCGGCGCTGGAACGCGCCTTCGCCAGCGGCCTGCCCGCCGTCGTCAACGTGCTCACCGACCCCACGGTCGCCTACCCGCGGCGGTCGAACCTGGCCTGA
- a CDS encoding bifunctional nuclease family protein, which yields MGEVRVVGIRVEQPQNQPVLLLRETNGDRYLPIWIGQSEAAAIALEQQGVEPPRPLTHDLIRDVIAALGHSLKEVRIVDLQEGTFYADLVFDRNITVSARPSDSVAIALRVGVPIYVEEAVLAQAGLLIPDESDEEGGTAVREDEVEKFKEFLDSVSPDDFKAT from the coding sequence ATGGGTGAAGTTCGTGTTGTCGGCATTCGCGTAGAGCAGCCGCAAAACCAGCCGGTGTTGTTACTGCGCGAAACCAACGGTGACCGTTACCTGCCGATCTGGATCGGTCAGTCAGAGGCTGCCGCGATCGCCCTCGAGCAGCAAGGCGTTGAGCCGCCTCGCCCGTTGACGCACGATTTGATCAGGGATGTCATTGCCGCGCTTGGACATTCGCTGAAAGAGGTGCGGATCGTCGATCTGCAGGAGGGGACTTTCTACGCCGACCTGGTGTTCGACCGCAACATCACGGTGTCGGCGCGCCCCTCGGATTCGGTGGCGATCGCGCTGCGCGTCGGTGTCCCCATCTACGTCGAGGAGGCGGTGCTGGCCCAGGCCGGGCTGCTGATTCCGGACGAGAGCGACGAGGAGGGCGGCACCGCCGTCCGCGAGGACGAGGTGGAGAAGTTCAAGGAATTCCTCGACAGCGTCTCGCCCGACGATTTCAAGGCCACCTAG